A window of Geothrix edaphica genomic DNA:
GGCGGATGTCCTTCGGCGTCAGGAAGGGCGGGCTGGCCACCAGCTCCACCCCGGGGCGGAGGGTGAGGGCGGGTCGCCCCGGCAGCTCCGGCAGCTTGCCGCTCCCCGCAAAGGCCCAGTCGATGGTGAACAGCTCGGCCAGTCGGACGACGATCCGCGGATCCGTGGTCCGCACCCCCAGCTCGTGGATCTGCTCCAGGGCCCGCCAGTCGAAGTTCTGGCTGCCCAGAGCCGCCTCCCGGCCATCCACCACGAAGTACTTGGCGTGGAGGATGCCCCTTGAGACCGCCGAGAGATCGAAGCTCCGCACCTCGGCGCCGGGGATGCGGCGGAGCCTGGCTACCGAGACTGCATCCTGGTCCAGCATCTTCGCCGAGAGCAGGAAGCGCACCTTCACGCCCCGGGCCCCGGCCTTCTCCAGCTCGGCCAGCACCGGCTCCAGGGCGCTGCCGGGCCGGTTGGTGACATAGAACTCCGCAGCGTCCACGCTCACCTTCGCGCCCCGGATCATGGCCACCCACGCATCCTTGGCAAAGGCCAGTGCAGGGTCAGCGAGGTCCGTCTCCACGGGGATGGACTGCACCAGCTGGGTGGTGGCCGGTGTCTGAGCGCCCAGGGTCAGGCAGGTGGCGAGGATCAGCAGCAGGGAACGGGGGCTCATGGCATGACTCCAGGTGCGAGGATACTCCGTTGACGCGGGCCCCGCGCCCCTGCTGAGGTGAAGGCATGGACACCAAGGCCGAGCTCCGCGCCCACTTGAAGGCCCGCCGGGAGGCGCTGTCCGCGGACTCGCGGGAGATCTGGTCCGCGGCCATCTCCGGCCACCTCGACCACCTCTGCCGGAACCGCCGTATCACCCGCCTCGGTGCCTTCTGGCCCTTCGGCCCAGAGATCGACCTGAGGCCGGCCGTCACGGCCCACCCGGACTGGCTCTGGTTCTTCCCGCGCGTGGCCTCCACCCAGCCGCCCCGGCTGGTCTGGGGGACCGAGCCCCTGGAGAAGGGCCACTGGGGCCTTCTTGAGCCCGCTCTGGCCCAGCACTTCCTGCCGCCGGTGCAGCTGCTGCTGGTGCCGGGCCTGGCCTTCGACGACGAGGGCCATCGCATCGGCTATGGCCGCGGCTTCTACGATGCCCTCCTGGCGAAGCTGCCGGAGGACGTGCTCACCGTGGGCGTCGGCTTCGAGGTCCAGATGCACCTGCCTGTGCCCGTGGAGCCCCACGACTGGCCCGTCCAGGCTCTCCTGAGCGAGCGCGGCTTCCGCCTCCTGAGGACTGAGGCCTGAAGCCTTCGACTATTCCAGCTTCAGGATGCTCGAACCATCCGCGTAGCCTTCCGTGGGGGTCTCCCGCATCTGCTGCAGGCCCTGGAGCAGAACCTTGATGCGGTCGGCCATCTCCCCGATCTTGGCCAGCTTGGCCTCCTCGGGGTACTTCCGCTGGAGCATCTCCACCTGCATGGAGATGACCGCCAGAGGGTTGTTGATCTCATGCTTGAGGGTCCCCGCGAGCTGGCGCAGAGACTCCAGGCGCTCGGTGGCCAGGGCCTCGACCCGCTGCTGATCCGCCTGGCGGAGCGCCCTGCCCAACCTGGCCTGGCGGAGGACCAGGGAGCCTCGGCGGACGTAGGCCTGGAGGGTCGCCAGGTCGAGGCGGCTGAAGGGCTGCCCACCGGATTCGCGCTCCAGGTAGATGGCCGCCTCCATGCCACCCGCATCCGCCAAGGCCGCGCAGAGAAGGGGACCGCGTCCCCGCTCCAGGGGACTCGCCGCCTCGAGCCTGGGGTCCGCCCCGGGATGGTTGGAAAGGATCGCCGTCTGCTCCCGCGCCACGTAGTCGAGCACCACCTGCGCCGGCCCGGTCCCCTCAGGACCCGCTCCAAGCTGGTGGATCGAGTGCCAGGTGCCCGGCTCCTGGCGCCGGACGAAGAAGCCCCGGTCGCCGGCCAGCAGGCGCAGGCATTCCTCCAGCATGACCCTTTCCAGGGCACCCGAATCCACCTCTCCCAGCAGCCGCTCGGTCGCGGCGTACAGCTGCCGCAGTTCGGCGAGGAAGGTCCGCCCCGGATGGGCCCTCAGCTCATCGAAGAGATCCCCCACCCGCTCCACGAAGGTGGTTCCATCGAGACCCGGAAACCCAGCGGTGAAGGTCAGCCGCCAGGTACCCAGCACCAGCTCGTCTCCATCCCGGAGGGGCTGGCTTGATGGAGGCTTCAAGGGGATCCCATTCAGGGTGGTACCGCCCGCCGAGCCCAGGTCCTTCACCTGCCAGCCGTCCCCAGCCCGGGAGAGGGCGGCATGGACCGGCGACACCGTGTCGAGCGCCGGTCGCGCCAGAGCGCAGGCCATGGGGTCGCGGCCCAGCACGCAGGGGTCCTCCACCACGGCATGCCGGAAGGGCTGGTTCCCCTCCATCCATGACAGATAGGGCATCAAGGCTCCTTTTCCCGTTATCTCGGAACGGGGCGGCCCGGGCTTGAATCAGGCGGGCAGAGGATACCGCGTGTCGCGGGTGCGGCTGGGCCGGAAGAACAGCATGGTGTGGCCGATGGTCCAGACGTGTTCAAGGCCCGGCACGGCGGCACAGAGGGCCGCGGCGGCCGTGGCCTCGTCCTCGAAGCTGTTCTGGTTGACCTTGATCTTCACCAGCTCGAGGCTGTCCATCATCACATCCAGCTCGGCGGCCTGGGCGGGGGTCACGCCGCCCTTCCCCACGTGCATGACGGGCTTGAGTTTGTGGGCCTGGGCCTTGAGGAACTGGCGCTGTTTCGAGGTCAACATCGGATCTCCTGCCTTCCAGTCTATCTTGGATGGCGAGGTGTCCCATGCTCCGCTCCCTGCTGCTCTCCCTCGCCACCTTGGCCTGCCTGGCCGCCCCGCCCCGCACGATGCGCGTGGACTACGGGCATACGGGAGACGCCACTTCCGAGCGGTTCGGTGTAGATCGCGTGGTGCTGGAACCTCTGCCCTGGCCCGGCGACCTCGCCAAGGCCATCGACGATAGCAACCTCGGGAAGTATTGCTTCGAGGTGGCGGACAAGGCCACGGGTAAGCTCCTCTACTCCCGGGGCTTCGCCAGCATCTACGGCGAGTGGGAGACCACGGACGAGGCCAGGACCCTGAGCCGGAGTTTCTCCGAGTCTCTGCGCTTCCCCCAGCCGGACACCCCCGTGCGCATCCAGGTGAAGAAGCGCGATGAGCGGAATGCCTTCAAGACTCTCTGGACCTTCGACCTCGATCCCAGGGACCCCCTCATCGAGCGTGCCCCGGCCCCAGACGCCGGTGGCCTCATCGCCCTCCAGAAGGCCGGCGATCCCGCCAGGAAGGTGGACTTCCTCATCCTGGGCGATGGGTACACCGCCGCCGAGAGGGGCAAATTCGAGCAGCAGGCCCGCAAGGTCATGGAGCTGCTCTTCCAGCAGACCCCCTTCAAGGAGCACCGACAGGACTTCAACGTCTGGGCGCTCTGCCCGCCTGCGACGGAGAGCGGCATCTCCCGGCCCTCCACGGGCGTCCACAAGCGCACGCCCCTGGGCGCCACCTATGATGCCTTCGGCAGCGAGCGGTATGTGCTCACCTTCGACAACCGCGCCTGGCGCGACATCGCGGCCCAGGCGCCCTACGAGTTCGTGGAGATCCTGGTGAACGCCGAGACCTACGGCGGCGGCGGGATCCACAACCTGTACAGCACGGCCTCCGCGGGCAACAGCACCATCGGCTACCTCTTCGTCCACGAGTTCGGTCACCACTTCGCAGGGTTGGCGGACGAGTACTACACCTCCGACGTGGCCGTCACCAACAGCCCTTCGCGTCCCGAGCCCTGGGAACCCAATGCCACCGCGGACCCGAAGCATCCGAAATGGGCCGCCCTGTTGACGGCCGGCGTGCCCCTGCCCACGCCCTGGAAGAAGGACGAATTCGAGGCCCACAGCCACGCCTACCAGAAGGAGCGCCGGGCCATCCGCGCCGCCAACAAGCCTGAAGCCGAGATGGACGCCCTCTTCGCCCGGGAGAAGGTCTACGAGACGAAGCTCCTGGGCACCGACGCCCACAGCGGCAAGGTCGGCGCCTTCGAGGGGGCCAACTACGAGGCCAAGGGCTACTTCCGGAGCCAGGAGGACTGCCTCATGTTCACCCGGGACGACGTGGGCTTCTGCGCCGCCTGCCGGGCCGCCATCGAGCGCGTGATCCGGCAGTACGCCACCACCAAGCCCTGATCGCGCCGGGAGGCATTCGGAGCCTATTGGATTCCCGCCCCTGCGCGGCCACAATCTTCCCACCCTCATGCTCCCTTCCGGAACCCACCTCGGCCCCTACGAGATCCAATCGCCCCTTGGTTCGGGGGGCATGGGGCAGGTTTATCGGGCCCTCGACACCCGGACCCGGCAGCCTGTGGCCCTCAAGGTGCTCAGGGGAGCGCTGGTCCATGACGGAGAACGGCTGGCCCGCTTCCAGCAGGAGGCCCGGACGCTGGCGGCCATCGAGCATCCCGCCCTTCCGGTCATCTACGAATGGAGCACGGACGACCCGATCCCCTACATCGCCATGGAACTTCTGGAGGGGGAGACGCTGCAGCAGCGGCTGCAGCGGGGGGCCCTCCCCCCCAAAGAGGCGCTGGACCTGGCCCACCAGCTCGCGTTGGGGCTGACGGCCACCCACGAGCGGGGGATCATCCACCGGGACCTGAAGCCCGGGAACCTGTTCATCACCACGGAAGGGCGGCTGAAGATCCTGGATTTCGGTTTGTCCAAAGCCCTTCCCACCCTCCTGGATGAGCAGACCCAGATCCAGCGACCGGAGACGAGCCACCAGACGCAGGTGGGCACCATGATGGGCACCGTCGGGTACATGGCCCCCGAGCAGGTGCGGGGCCGGGACCTGGACCCCCGCGCCGACCTCTTCGTCTGCGGCATCCTGCTCTACGAGATGCTCTTCGGCCGGCGGGCCTTCTCCGGCGACTCGCCGGTGGAAGTCCTCAACGCCATCCTCAAGGAGGAGCCCCCCCTCCGGGCCGCCTCCCCCAGTCCCTACTCGCCGGAGCTCATCGGGCTGCTGAAGCACTGCCTCGAGAAGAACCCGGAAGATCGCATCCCCACGGCCCAGCAGCTGGCCTCACGCCTGGCGGCGCTTCAACACAAGGGGGTCGCCCTCCATGGACTCGGCCGGCTCTTCCAGGGCCGTGCGGGCTGGGTGGCCCTGGCCCTGGCGCTGGGGGGCCTGGGCCTGGACCTCGGTCACCGCTGGGGCCACCGGGATCCCCCCACCCTCAAGCGGCTGACCTTCCGGCAGGGCCTGATCCGCAGCGCCCGGCTGAGCCCCGACGGCCAGGAGGTGCTCTACAGCGCCGCGTGGTCCGGCGGCCCCCTCCAGATCTTCTCCACCCGTCCTGACAGCCCTGAAAGCCACGCCCTGGAGCTGCCAGGGGCGGACCTGCTCGGCCTGTCCCGCTCCGGGGACCTGGCGATCGCCCTGGGCAGCCGCCCCATCCAAAGCTGGATGTGGCGGGGCACCCTGGCCGCAGTCCCCCTGGCCGGCGGCGCTCCCAGGGCCCTGATGGAACAGGTGGTCGCCGCCGACTGGAGCCCCGACGGCTCTGAGCTGCTGGTGGTCCGCAACACCGAGGGCAAGGCCCTGCTCGAATTCCCCCTCGGCCATCCCATCGCCGAGTCCCCAGGCTGGATCAGCCACCCTCGGGTCTCGCCCAGAGGTGACCGCATCGCCTATCTCGAGCATCCAGTGTCCGGAGACGACGCGGGTTACCCGGTCGTGGTGGACCGCCAGGGCGCCCGGCGCGTCCTGACCGGATCCTGGCCCAGCATCCAAGGGCTGGCCTGGAAGGGGGACGAGGTCTGGTTCACGGCCGCCGAACATGGCGTGGCCCGGGGCCTCTACGCGGTGGACCATGGCGCTCCGAGACTGGTCCTGAAGGTGCCCGCCCCCCTGACGCTGCAGGACATCTCCCGGGACGGGAACCGGGTGCTCCTCACCAAGGAGGTCATGCGCACCGGCATCCAGAGCCTGCGGCCTGGCGCGGAGCGGGAGCGGGAGCTCTCCTGGCTGGACTGGTCCCTGGTGCAGGACCTCTCGGCGGACGGCTCCACCCTGATCTTCAACGAGCAGGGCGAGGGATCCGGGGCCCACTACGACATCTACCTCCGCCGGACGGACGGGAGCCCGGCCGTCCGCCTGGCCAAGGGCGCCTACCCCGCCCTCAGCCCCGATGGGCGCCATGTGGCGGCGCTGGCCGTGGGAACGCCCCGCCGGATCCAGATCCTTCCCACCGGAACCGGCGACGTCCTCACCCTCCCCGACCCAGGCCTGGAGACCATCCACCGGCTGCGCTGGTTTCCGGATGGACGGCGGCTCCTGGTGCAGGCCAACCGCACCGGAGAGGGCACGCGGCTGCTCGCCGTGTCCCTCGATGGGAAGCCGGCCGAATTCCTGACCCCGGCCGGGTATCAGTTCTTCGGCCAGCCCATCAGCCCCGACGGGCATCGGCTCATCACCCGCATCGGGGAGCAGGAGGACAGGATCTTCACGCCGGAAGACGGCAGATCCCAACCCATTCCGGGCCTGCGCCCCCAGGAGCGGGTGGTCCGCTGGACGCCCGATGGCAAGGGGCTCTGGGTGGTCGATCTGCATGACATGCCCTGCACCGTCCATCACCTGGACCTCGCCACGGGCACCCGGAGGAAGCTCCTGGAGATCGCCCCCGAGGATCTGGCCGGGCTGACGGTCAGCAACTTCCTCCTCACCCCCGAC
This region includes:
- a CDS encoding phospholipase D-like domain-containing protein encodes the protein MSPRSLLLILATCLTLGAQTPATTQLVQSIPVETDLADPALAFAKDAWVAMIRGAKVSVDAAEFYVTNRPGSALEPVLAELEKAGARGVKVRFLLSAKMLDQDAVSVARLRRIPGAEVRSFDLSAVSRGILHAKYFVVDGREAALGSQNFDWRALEQIHELGVRTTDPRIVVRLAELFTIDWAFAGSGKLPELPGRPALTLRPGVELVASPPFLTPKDIRPAIDALVELIGQAKESIRVQLLTYSPVAGQERYWPVLDNALRAAAVRGVKVRLLVSDWVLGGRALPHLKALTLIPNLEVKVVSIPEAKEGHIPYARTVHSKYLVVDRMHLVLGTSNWEESYFADSRNVELVFRDSPLAAEATRIHDRLWNSRYAFPLDPAKAYEKRKVD
- a CDS encoding 5-formyltetrahydrofolate cyclo-ligase, producing MDTKAELRAHLKARREALSADSREIWSAAISGHLDHLCRNRRITRLGAFWPFGPEIDLRPAVTAHPDWLWFFPRVASTQPPRLVWGTEPLEKGHWGLLEPALAQHFLPPVQLLLVPGLAFDDEGHRIGYGRGFYDALLAKLPEDVLTVGVGFEVQMHLPVPVEPHDWPVQALLSERGFRLLRTEA
- a CDS encoding FHA domain-containing protein, whose product is MPYLSWMEGNQPFRHAVVEDPCVLGRDPMACALARPALDTVSPVHAALSRAGDGWQVKDLGSAGGTTLNGIPLKPPSSQPLRDGDELVLGTWRLTFTAGFPGLDGTTFVERVGDLFDELRAHPGRTFLAELRQLYAATERLLGEVDSGALERVMLEECLRLLAGDRGFFVRRQEPGTWHSIHQLGAGPEGTGPAQVVLDYVAREQTAILSNHPGADPRLEAASPLERGRGPLLCAALADAGGMEAAIYLERESGGQPFSRLDLATLQAYVRRGSLVLRQARLGRALRQADQQRVEALATERLESLRQLAGTLKHEINNPLAVISMQVEMLQRKYPEEAKLAKIGEMADRIKVLLQGLQQMRETPTEGYADGSSILKLE
- a CDS encoding YhbY family RNA-binding protein, with the translated sequence MLTSKQRQFLKAQAHKLKPVMHVGKGGVTPAQAAELDVMMDSLELVKIKVNQNSFEDEATAAAALCAAVPGLEHVWTIGHTMLFFRPSRTRDTRYPLPA
- a CDS encoding IgA Peptidase M64; its protein translation is MLRSLLLSLATLACLAAPPRTMRVDYGHTGDATSERFGVDRVVLEPLPWPGDLAKAIDDSNLGKYCFEVADKATGKLLYSRGFASIYGEWETTDEARTLSRSFSESLRFPQPDTPVRIQVKKRDERNAFKTLWTFDLDPRDPLIERAPAPDAGGLIALQKAGDPARKVDFLILGDGYTAAERGKFEQQARKVMELLFQQTPFKEHRQDFNVWALCPPATESGISRPSTGVHKRTPLGATYDAFGSERYVLTFDNRAWRDIAAQAPYEFVEILVNAETYGGGGIHNLYSTASAGNSTIGYLFVHEFGHHFAGLADEYYTSDVAVTNSPSRPEPWEPNATADPKHPKWAALLTAGVPLPTPWKKDEFEAHSHAYQKERRAIRAANKPEAEMDALFAREKVYETKLLGTDAHSGKVGAFEGANYEAKGYFRSQEDCLMFTRDDVGFCAACRAAIERVIRQYATTKP
- a CDS encoding serine/threonine-protein kinase — protein: MLPSGTHLGPYEIQSPLGSGGMGQVYRALDTRTRQPVALKVLRGALVHDGERLARFQQEARTLAAIEHPALPVIYEWSTDDPIPYIAMELLEGETLQQRLQRGALPPKEALDLAHQLALGLTATHERGIIHRDLKPGNLFITTEGRLKILDFGLSKALPTLLDEQTQIQRPETSHQTQVGTMMGTVGYMAPEQVRGRDLDPRADLFVCGILLYEMLFGRRAFSGDSPVEVLNAILKEEPPLRAASPSPYSPELIGLLKHCLEKNPEDRIPTAQQLASRLAALQHKGVALHGLGRLFQGRAGWVALALALGGLGLDLGHRWGHRDPPTLKRLTFRQGLIRSARLSPDGQEVLYSAAWSGGPLQIFSTRPDSPESHALELPGADLLGLSRSGDLAIALGSRPIQSWMWRGTLAAVPLAGGAPRALMEQVVAADWSPDGSELLVVRNTEGKALLEFPLGHPIAESPGWISHPRVSPRGDRIAYLEHPVSGDDAGYPVVVDRQGARRVLTGSWPSIQGLAWKGDEVWFTAAEHGVARGLYAVDHGAPRLVLKVPAPLTLQDISRDGNRVLLTKEVMRTGIQSLRPGAERERELSWLDWSLVQDLSADGSTLIFNEQGEGSGAHYDIYLRRTDGSPAVRLAKGAYPALSPDGRHVAALAVGTPRRIQILPTGTGDVLTLPDPGLETIHRLRWFPDGRRLLVQANRTGEGTRLLAVSLDGKPAEFLTPAGYQFFGQPISPDGHRLITRIGEQEDRIFTPEDGRSQPIPGLRPQERVVRWTPDGKGLWVVDLHDMPCTVHHLDLATGTRRKLLEIAPEDLAGLTVSNFLLTPDAKGYAYAYRRVLSELYLYEGLR